Genomic DNA from Lactococcus garvieae:
GATAAAAAGCAAAAATTTCCCCTCGTTTAAGTCCTGGAATACGATGACGGAAAAGTATAATAATCAAAAATCCTGAAAAGGTCCCAATGCTTTCATATAAGAATGTTGGAATACGGTAAGCCCCATCAATAAACATCTGCTCTCGAATAAATGAAGGTAGATAATTGAGGTTGTTTACTGCATTGCCGTATGCTTCTTGGTTGACAAAATTTCCCCAGCGCCCAAAAGCCTGTCCGATAAGGACACCTGGGATGCTGATATCTAAAAGATCTAAAGGATTAATCATTCGATAATAAGAAAAAACAAATAAAACGATAGCTCCAGCTATCAAACCACCATAGATAGCGCCTCCGCCATCCCACAGGGCAATAATTTCGCTCGGGTGCTGGCTATAATATCCCCACTCAAAAGCGACATAGTAGGCTCGAACTCCGATTAGTCCGATAGGAAAAGCCCAAAGGATAAAATCAATCACGTCATCCGGAGTTAAACCACGGCGAGGTGCTTCCTTACAAGCCAGCCACACACCAAGAGCTGCACCGGTCACGATAAAAATAGCATACCAGTGGATAGAAAAGGGGCCCAGCTCAAAAGCTATTTTATTCATAGCCAAACTTGGAAAATAGTTCACGATAAACTCCTTAGCTGTTATTCTCAATGAGATGCGTCAAGCGGTCTTCAAAAAGTGCTGTTGCATCATAACCCATATCTTTCGCCCGATAGTTCATAACCGCAGCTTCAATGATTGTGGAAACATTACGTCCTGTTTTCACGGGAATTTTAATCTGTGGTACTTCAACTTCAGCAAGAACAATATTTTTAACACCATTACCTAAGCGATCAAACTCACCACCTACCTCATAAGGTTCAAGATAGATTGTCAAATCAATATCGGTTTGATCTTTTACAGCACGCGCCCCATACAAACTCATCACATCAATTATACCAACACCACGGAGCTCTAAAAAGTTCTGCAAAACAGGAGCAGGCTCGCCAGCTAAAGTAAAGGCATCTCTTTGAAAAACATCTACACGGTCATCTGCTACCAAACGGTGATTGCGGGCTACTAAGTCCAATGCCGTTTCAGATTTACCAATACCACTGGCACCTTGAATCAAAACACCGACACCATAAATATCCATCAATACACCATGGACACTCACGCGCTCGGCCAGCTGTTCATCAAGATATGAGGTTAATATACTGTTTAAGCGACTGGTTGTTTCACGCGATTGAAGGAGAACGATATCATGTTTACGGGCGGCATTAACCATCTCCTCTGGAATTTCCAAATTCCGGGCTACAATAACTACTGGAGTTATTTCTGCCATAACCTTTTTGAGAATGTCATAGCGGGCATCGCCCACTTCATTCATCATATATGACCATTCCTTCATACCAAACAGCTGGATACGTTCTGGTGTGAAATATTCAAAATACCCAGACATTTCTAAACCTGGTCGTAAAATATCTGAAGTCGTAATTTCTTTTTGAAGTGCTGTTTCTGTCGAGTAGATCACATTAAATTTTATTTTTTTTATGAGATCTTGTACTGTAACTGGCATAACCGTCTCCTATCGTCTTTTCTCCACTTATTATATCAAAAAACAGTAAAGAACACCTTTCTTTCAAGCGTACAAAAAAGTAATGACCTGAGCCATTACTTGATATTGCTGAGTTTCACAAACTTGTCTACCTTGTAAGCCACATAAATTCTACGGCCTAAAAGAAAACTAGCGATAAGGAGCCAAAACCATTGATCCTCAAAAAAGGCGATGGAGAAAATCCATGCTTCAATAATTGTCCCAAACATAAAAGAATAAAATCTTGATTTTAACATAGTTTAACTATATCATACACATTAATCAAGGTCAAATATGCTTTACGCAATATAGAATAATCTTTTGTTCAGGGGGGTATTACTTCTAAAAGGACGTTACTTGTCCTACATTGGCTCACGGGTAGTAAAAATTTGTCTGAATTGGCTTATCAAGAGAAAAAACAAGTATTATCCTGTATAATACATTATGGAGCTAATGGAGTTCCGCGCCCTACCAACTTCGTGAAAGGAAGTATTATGAGCTTTTTTGCTTTATTCTCGTTTGTTTCATTTTTTGCTACAATCAACTTATTTATTGCCTTTAGAAAAGACTTTCCCAAGTTTTCTATCTATCAAAAAAGTATGCTCATTCTTTCTGGAGTTGCTAGTTTGGCTATGTTTATTCTTGTTTTTATAATTATTGGACTGATAGCCAAATCTCTATTTTAAAAAATATTTTCAGCTATCCTATATTTGAAGAAAGGAAATAAAAAAATGAACAAAGTCTTAGATGAAGGCCCTTTTTATCATGGGACAAAGGCCGAGTTAAAAGTGGGCGATTTACTAAAGGCTGGTTTTGTATCTAACTATGATGCGCGTGTAGTGATGAATCATATTTATTTTACAGCATTGAAAGATGGTGCTGGTTTTGCTGCGCAAATGGCAGCGGGCGACGGAAACGCTCACGTCTACCTCGTTGAGCCAACTGGTCCTTATGAAAACGATCCAAATGTGACCGACAAGAAATTCCCGGGAAATCCGACACGTTCCTATCGCTCAACGTCTCCTTTAAAAATTATTGCAGAAATAAATAACTGGAAGCGAAGACCTCAAGCTGATATTGATAGCTTACAAGAAAAAATCGCATCGCGCCTGTCAGAAAATAAATCAAAAATCATTAATTAATTCATAATTTCAGCCACTCCTCAGTTAAGAAATATTCAAGTAAATAGTGTCAAGACAATCACTAGATTATCTAGCAAAAAAATTATAAATTTGGTAAAATGAGGTGCTATGGAAAAAATAAAAAACTTTGCGAAGACCGAAGCATTTGTATATTTGGTCTTTGGTGTCTTGACTACACTTGTTTATTATGTCTTTATGCAGTCGAGCTTTTATCTGCTTAATCATCCCGGAATCAATGCCGGCGCTATTTCAGAAGCAATTGGACAAATTGTCAGCATCATCTTTGCTTTTTTTACTAACAAAATTTGGGTTTTCAAACACAAGTCTACTCATCTTTTCCGTGACTTCATCAACTTTGCAGCTGGCCGTCTCTTCTTCATGTTACTGGCTATCATACTCAAATGGTGGTTTATTGACACCCATCCCGAGATTTTGATGGATTTACTACATTTGAAAAAGCCTGTCGTTGTCCTGGCCCTCTCGCTCGTCATTCAAGTCCTCAATATTGTTTTGAATTACTTCTATTCAAAATTAATTGTTTTCCGAAAAAAAGCTTAAGAAACTATAAAAACTCCCTGTTCAAAACAGCGGAGTTTTTATTATTTATTTTCTAATATCCTTGATAAAGCCAACGATTTCTCCCCGGCGCGTTTCAATTTGTCCAAAATATTTTTTCTGATACGTAGCGTTTAAAACTGCTCCTATAATTAAGACTTTGGCAATAAAAATAAACCAAATCATCAAACCAAAGATAAGCAAGGATCCAACCAACTTGAAGTCTCGCATCTGACTAAGAGCACGTCCTAGGTATACACCAAAAAAGTTAGGTAGAGCAACAAAAACTAAGGTTGAAAAAATAGTTCCTGGCATAATATAGCGCAGTTTGTGTATTTTCACATTTGGCAATACAAAATAAAGTAAAACCAAAGAAACAAAGACAACAATGATGACTACTGGTAAGGTAGCTGTTTGCAGCGTTCTATACAGGCTATTATCAAATGCAAAGATATGATCGTGAATAAAGGTCAATGTTACCTGGCCAAATGTTGAAATCAGAATAGTTAAAGATAACAAAATCATTAGTCCTAAACCGACAACCAATCCAATAATCCGACTGAGAATGAAGTCGCGATGTTGCGAAACTTCATAAGCTTTGTTTATCGCCATTTGCAAGGTAGCCAAGGCTCTGGAAAACGTCCAAAAACCAGCTAAAACTGAGACTGATAACAAACCCGTGCTAGGATTTTCTAATATATTTCGGATGAAACCAACACTCATTTCATAAATCTGAGGCGGCACCTGATCCTGAAGCACGTCCAAAATCAAATCCGTATCAAGATTTAAAAAGGGAAGCAAGTTTGCCAAAATCAAAAGTAAAGGAAAAATAGACAAAAGCAGATAATAAGCAACGGCAATACTCGATAAAGACAATTCGGAACTTTTGTAAAAGTTAATAAAGTCTTTCAAAGGTTGCCAAGTTGAAACTCGTTTAAAAAGAGCTTTCATTCTTAATTTTCTCCTCTCTTTTTAATGCACACAACCTTCTAACATCTTAGTAGGTGCCTTCTTCTCCTTGACTTGTCAATATAACAGGGCCATCTTTAGTGATAACAAACTGATGTTCATACTGACATGACAAACCGCCATCTAAAGTTTTATGCATCCAGCCTGTTTCCATATCTGTATCGATTTCCCAAGTACCTGTCGAAATCATTGGCTCAATAGTCAAAACCATACCTTCACGCAAACGTAAACCACGTCCCGCTTTACCATAGTGAGGAACCAAAGGGTCTTCATGGAAAGTTGGACCCATGCCATGTCCTACAAGGTCACGTACTACACCGTAACCACGACTTTCTGCATATTCTTGGATGGCTGCACCTATATCACCGATACGGTTTCCTACTACAGCTTGTTCAATCCCAAGGTAAAGACATTCGCGTGTCACATCCATGAGATTTTTAACTTCTTCTGAAGGAGTTCCTACAGCGTAAGCCCAACAACTGTCCGCAATAGCTCCACTGAAGCCTTCCGTATATTTTTTCATCTCAGGTACATTGTCAAAATCCAGTTTTGCTACATCTACTGAACCATCTTCAACCATACCTAAAACCATATCAACTTTAATAAGGTCTCCATCTTTTAATTTCATGTGGCGTGGAAAGCTATGGGCTACTTCATCATTAAGTGAACAACAAGTAGCATAAGGATAATCCATAATCGAGCCGTCTACACCGATTTGGAGGGGCAAAGTATTGTTTTCCTTGCAAACTTTACGGACATATTCTTCAATTTCCCACATATCAATTCCGGGTTTGATCAAATCACGTAAACCGATATGAATACTTGCCAATAGGGACCCAGCACGATCCATCTGATCTATTTCACGTTGAGATTTTAATGTAATCAATTATTATACCTTCTTCTAAATATTTCTTTAATCGCAATGATACTCCTATTCTATCATAAATTATTTTAAGACGGAAGTACTGGGAATCTGCGATATGCAAGGGATAGCGGTTATTTTTTAATACAAGATGTTTTTTTAAGGGTTGACAATTCAAATTACAAGATATATACTTAGTTACATAAGTAATTAACCAACAAACAGAAAGGAGGAGATATGAAATTTGATTTTGAAGGGGAAGCGCCCTTATATCAGCAAGTAGCTGAGGAGATATCAGAAGGGATTTTCAATGGGTCTTACAAAGAAGAAACACAAATACCTTCTACTACAGAAATTTCTAAAATGTATAAAATAAATCCAGCAACAATCTTAAAAGGAATGAATAAGTTAGTGGAGGAAAACTTAATTGAAAAGAAAAGAGGACTCGGAATGTTTGTGAAATCAGGAGCTCAACAAGCTCTTCTAGAAAAAAGAAAAACAGAATTTATTAATCATAAACTATTGAATATTTTAGAAGAAGCCCAGAAGCTCGATATTTCTCAAGAACAATTGATAAATTTAATAGAGAGAGGTTATACAAAATGAACTTAAGAATAAAAGAAGTCAGTAAAATTTATGGCAAAAAAAATGTTTTAGATAATATCTCTATTAATATAGAGCCTCAAAAAATATATGGTTTGTTAGGAAATAATGGTGCTGGAAAAAGTACCTTATTGAATATAATAAATAACCGAATTTTCAGTACTACAGGCCAAATTGAGCTTTTAGGTGAAAAAATATCTGACAATGAAAAATATTTGAACAAACTTTATTTGATGAGCGAAGATGACTTATATCCTTCTAAAATAAAGATAAATTCTTTATTTAAGTTAACAGAAAAATTTTATGGAAGTTTTGACTGGGATTTGGCCCATCAAATGTTAGAAGAGTTTGAACTTGATTCTAGCAAGTACCTGAATAAATTATCTACAGGTTATCGAAGTATTACAAAATTAATTGTTGCTTTATGTGTTCCCTGTGACTATATCTTTCTGGATGAGCCTGTTTTAGGTTTAGATGCAAATCACCGTGAAATCTTTTATAATTTTTTACTGGAAACGTATCAAGATAGACTCCGAACATTTGTGATTTCCACTCATTTAATCGAAGAAATATCCAACCTTCTTGAACGTGTCATCATCTTAGATAAGGGTAAAGTGATCGCTGATGAAGATGTCGAAGTTATGCTGAAGGGAGCATATATTTTATCTGGTTCCACTGATGAAGTCGAAGCACTTCTTGACAATGTTCAAGTACTAGATAAAGAATTACTTGGTGGAGCAACAACTGTTTATATCAAAGGAAATCTGACAAGAAAAAATTTAGGAAATATTAAAGTAACTCCTATGAACTTACAAGATTATTTTAAAAAAGTAACAAGCAGAAAGAAGGTAAAGTAAATGAAGTATAAAACAGCAGTTGAATATAAACTTTTAAAACAAGTTATCTCCTTAGGTATTTTCTTTGTTTGGTGGATTTTATTTGGCATTGCTTTTCCAATAATAGGAATTTGGTTTTCCGGAAGTGAAACTGGTTTATCAGCAGATGTTCTCTTTCCCATAATCTTTTTTTCAATTATTATTTCATTTATTGGGGGAGGTGCAGACTTTAAGTTCTTTATCCAAAATGGCCTAAGTCGCCTTGATATTTTCTTAGTAAACTTGTCTACCATTAGTTTAACCTCGTTTATTACTTCAATATTAGTCTTTTCCCTATCAAAGATCTCATTCTC
This window encodes:
- the lgt gene encoding prolipoprotein diacylglyceryl transferase, whose product is MNKIAFELGPFSIHWYAIFIVTGAALGVWLACKEAPRRGLTPDDVIDFILWAFPIGLIGVRAYYVAFEWGYYSQHPSEIIALWDGGGAIYGGLIAGAIVLFVFSYYRMINPLDLLDISIPGVLIGQAFGRWGNFVNQEAYGNAVNNLNYLPSFIREQMFIDGAYRIPTFLYESIGTFSGFLIIILFRHRIPGLKRGEIFAFYLIWYGAVRFIVEGMRTDSLMLGIFRVSQVFSAVMILAGIAFVLIRRLKKID
- the hprK gene encoding HPr(Ser) kinase/phosphatase — encoded protein: MPVTVQDLIKKIKFNVIYSTETALQKEITTSDILRPGLEMSGYFEYFTPERIQLFGMKEWSYMMNEVGDARYDILKKVMAEITPVVIVARNLEIPEEMVNAARKHDIVLLQSRETTSRLNSILTSYLDEQLAERVSVHGVLMDIYGVGVLIQGASGIGKSETALDLVARNHRLVADDRVDVFQRDAFTLAGEPAPVLQNFLELRGVGIIDVMSLYGARAVKDQTDIDLTIYLEPYEVGGEFDRLGNGVKNIVLAEVEVPQIKIPVKTGRNVSTIIEAAVMNYRAKDMGYDATALFEDRLTHLIENNS
- the arr gene encoding NAD(+)--rifampin ADP-ribosyltransferase; this encodes MNKVLDEGPFYHGTKAELKVGDLLKAGFVSNYDARVVMNHIYFTALKDGAGFAAQMAAGDGNAHVYLVEPTGPYENDPNVTDKKFPGNPTRSYRSTSPLKIIAEINNWKRRPQADIDSLQEKIASRLSENKSKIIN
- a CDS encoding GtrA family protein; this translates as MEKIKNFAKTEAFVYLVFGVLTTLVYYVFMQSSFYLLNHPGINAGAISEAIGQIVSIIFAFFTNKIWVFKHKSTHLFRDFINFAAGRLFFMLLAIILKWWFIDTHPEILMDLLHLKKPVVVLALSLVIQVLNIVLNYFYSKLIVFRKKA
- a CDS encoding YihY/virulence factor BrkB family protein, which gives rise to MKALFKRVSTWQPLKDFINFYKSSELSLSSIAVAYYLLLSIFPLLLILANLLPFLNLDTDLILDVLQDQVPPQIYEMSVGFIRNILENPSTGLLSVSVLAGFWTFSRALATLQMAINKAYEVSQHRDFILSRIIGLVVGLGLMILLSLTILISTFGQVTLTFIHDHIFAFDNSLYRTLQTATLPVVIIVVFVSLVLLYFVLPNVKIHKLRYIMPGTIFSTLVFVALPNFFGVYLGRALSQMRDFKLVGSLLIFGLMIWFIFIAKVLIIGAVLNATYQKKYFGQIETRRGEIVGFIKDIRK
- a CDS encoding methionyl aminopeptidase, with amino-acid sequence MITLKSQREIDQMDRAGSLLASIHIGLRDLIKPGIDMWEIEEYVRKVCKENNTLPLQIGVDGSIMDYPYATCCSLNDEVAHSFPRHMKLKDGDLIKVDMVLGMVEDGSVDVAKLDFDNVPEMKKYTEGFSGAIADSCWAYAVGTPSEEVKNLMDVTRECLYLGIEQAVVGNRIGDIGAAIQEYAESRGYGVVRDLVGHGMGPTFHEDPLVPHYGKAGRGLRLREGMVLTIEPMISTGTWEIDTDMETGWMHKTLDGGLSCQYEHQFVITKDGPVILTSQGEEGTY
- a CDS encoding GntR family transcriptional regulator, whose protein sequence is MKFDFEGEAPLYQQVAEEISEGIFNGSYKEETQIPSTTEISKMYKINPATILKGMNKLVEENLIEKKRGLGMFVKSGAQQALLEKRKTEFINHKLLNILEEAQKLDISQEQLINLIERGYTK
- a CDS encoding ATP-binding cassette domain-containing protein, which encodes MNLRIKEVSKIYGKKNVLDNISINIEPQKIYGLLGNNGAGKSTLLNIINNRIFSTTGQIELLGEKISDNEKYLNKLYLMSEDDLYPSKIKINSLFKLTEKFYGSFDWDLAHQMLEEFELDSSKYLNKLSTGYRSITKLIVALCVPCDYIFLDEPVLGLDANHREIFYNFLLETYQDRLRTFVISTHLIEEISNLLERVIILDKGKVIADEDVEVMLKGAYILSGSTDEVEALLDNVQVLDKELLGGATTVYIKGNLTRKNLGNIKVTPMNLQDYFKKVTSRKKVK